The Paludisphaera rhizosphaerae genome segment TTCAGAAGGCGGCCGGCGCCGGGGGCGAGGACTTCCAGGCCGCCCGTTACGAGGGGTTTGGCCCCGGCGGCTCGTTGCTCATCGTCGATTGCTTGACTGACAACAATACGCGGACCATCTCCGACGTCCGCAATTGCTTCAGCAAGACGGGGTCTAAACTCTCAGCCAATGGTTCCGTGGTCATGTCTTTCGACCACGTGGCGGTCCTTTCCTTCAGCGGCGACGACGAGGAGAAAGTGATTGAGGCCCTGTTCGCCGCCGACGTCGCCGTCGAAGACGTGGAATGCAAGGACGGCTCCATCACCATCTTCGCCCCTCCTACTGAGTTCTACAAAGCGAAGATGGCCCTGCTCGAAGCGTTCCCCGGTCTCGAACTGGAAGTTCAGGAAATCACCTTCCTCCCGCAGTCGAGCAAGACTCTCAGCGGGGACGAACTCGTTGTGTTCGAGAAATTGCTCGGGATGCTCAACGATTGCGACGACGTGCAGGAGGTCTACCACAACGTCGCCCTTCCCGGCGAATCAGGATCCGAATAATAGACACGAGTCTGATTACGAATTCACCCCGGTCCAGCTCGGGGACGAACGACCGCCACTCTTCTGCGTGCGCCACCGAGTCGTACTGAGAGGACTGAATTCGGCAGAATTAGGTTTGCAACGATCCGGCCCACTTGCCGCTTTGGCAAAATGCGGCCTCCATGGCAGCATGGGAAGCATGTGGGAGACGAAGGGTATGGCGATCAACCTACCGCCGGAAATTGAGGAATCGATCCAGGCCGCCGTGCGCGACGGGCGGTTTCGCTCGGTTGATGAGGCGGTCGCCGCCGCTTGGCGCTCATATCGACGCCGTCAAGTGAAACGAACGAAGCGTGAAGCCAAGGCCTCCATCACTCCCGAAGAGCTGAATCAGCGGCTTCTCGCCGAAGGACTCATTTCGCGTCTGCCCGATCCCGCTGCGGACGTTGACGATGATGACGACCCCATCGTCGTCGAAGGTGAGCCGCTCTCGGAGACCATCCTTCGAGAGCGCCGCTGAATGGCGGGATATTTCCTCGACTCGAGCGCTCTGGTGAAACGGTATGTCCAGGAGGCAGGAACCGCCTGGATTCGAGGCGTGACGCGCCGTGGCACGGCCCACCAGATCTATGTGTCCCGAATCACCGCCGTCGAAGTGACAGCAGCCGTGGCCCGGCGTCGCAAAGGCGGCTCGATTCCTTCCCGGCAAGCCTCGTCGGTGCTTTCACGCTTCCGTAAGCACCTGGCAGGCCGTTACACCATCCTGGAAGTCACACCGTCCATCCTTGCCGAAGCCATGAAGCTGGCGAACACACAATCACTGCGGGCGTATGACGCGGTGCAGTTGACGACGGCGATCGAATTGAACAACCGATGGGTTGGGGTCGGCCTTGGCGGCATCGTCCTCGTTTCGGCCGACCGTGAGTTGAACGCGGCTGCCTCGGCCAAGGGGCTGGCGGTGGAGGATCCAACTGCGTATCCGTAAGTTCGACTTGTGCGATTTTGCCTCCAACGACGCGCCTGACGCGAGAGCGATGTAGAGGACTACGCGGATGGGGAGTCGAAGCGTCTGAACGAACTGGTCCGCAGGGGCGGTGGAAAACCGGAGCGACATCGA includes the following:
- a CDS encoding YebC/PmpR family DNA-binding transcriptional regulator, yielding MGRIFEKRKASIFKTAAQKSKLFSKYGRQLYMAAKNGVPDPEANPALRALVEKAKRDNVANHIIEKAIQKAAGAGGEDFQAARYEGFGPGGSLLIVDCLTDNNTRTISDVRNCFSKTGSKLSANGSVVMSFDHVAVLSFSGDDEEKVIEALFAADVAVEDVECKDGSITIFAPPTEFYKAKMALLEAFPGLELEVQEITFLPQSSKTLSGDELVVFEKLLGMLNDCDDVQEVYHNVALPGESGSE
- a CDS encoding type II toxin-antitoxin system VapC family toxin is translated as MAGYFLDSSALVKRYVQEAGTAWIRGVTRRGTAHQIYVSRITAVEVTAAVARRRKGGSIPSRQASSVLSRFRKHLAGRYTILEVTPSILAEAMKLANTQSLRAYDAVQLTTAIELNNRWVGVGLGGIVLVSADRELNAAASAKGLAVEDPTAYP